The following are from one region of the Phycisphaeraceae bacterium genome:
- the lptB gene encoding LPS export ABC transporter ATP-binding protein, giving the protein MPILEASNLRKSFSGRTVVDGVAFTVEKCEIVGLLGRNGAGKTTSFRMTIGMIDADSGRVTFNNQDVTTLPMYRHARLGMGYLSQEPSVFQRMTCEQNLLSILETQGLSRRDRKKRATDLLAQFGLAHKAKHLARTCSGGERRKLEIARALVTNPKLILLDEPFSGVDPIAVEELQVELRRLTSLGIAFLITDHNVQQTLRVCDRAYIIDSGKVLAQGTPKALINDDLVRRVYLGSLFRGDEFDDPIPQATATASP; this is encoded by the coding sequence GTGCCAATCCTCGAAGCCTCCAATCTCCGCAAGTCCTTTTCCGGCCGAACCGTCGTCGATGGCGTCGCATTCACCGTAGAAAAGTGCGAGATCGTCGGGCTCCTCGGTCGAAACGGTGCCGGCAAGACCACCAGCTTCCGCATGACCATCGGCATGATCGACGCCGACTCCGGCCGCGTCACCTTCAATAACCAGGATGTCACCACCCTCCCCATGTACCGCCACGCACGCCTCGGCATGGGATACCTCAGCCAGGAACCCAGCGTCTTCCAACGCATGACCTGCGAACAAAACCTCCTCTCCATCCTCGAAACCCAAGGCCTGAGCCGCCGCGATCGAAAGAAACGCGCCACCGACCTCCTCGCCCAGTTCGGCCTCGCCCACAAAGCCAAACACCTCGCACGCACATGCTCCGGCGGCGAACGACGTAAACTCGAAATCGCACGCGCACTCGTCACCAACCCCAAACTCATCCTCCTCGACGAACCCTTCAGCGGCGTCGACCCAATCGCCGTCGAAGAACTCCAGGTCGAACTCCGACGCCTCACCTCCCTCGGCATCGCCTTCCTCATCACCGACCACAACGTCCAGCAGACCCTCCGTGTCTGCGACCGCGCCTACATCATCGATTCCGGCAAAGTCCTCGCCCAGGGCACCCCCAAAGCCCTCATCAACGACGACCTCGTCCGCCGCGTCTACCTCGGCTCCCTCTTCCGAGGCGACGAGTTCGACGACCCAATCCCACAGGCAACAGCAACTGCCTCCCCCTGA
- a CDS encoding prepilin-type N-terminal cleavage/methylation domain-containing protein, protein MRPFATTSRRAFTLIELLVVIAIIGILIGITLPALNKARETARRIACLSNLRSLGQGISMYMDQESKGAFPYVLPIIGSGEIGGGNDVTLLTVLESYIDAPSPRRDPTYINQEDAPFLSEVPYRCPGDDGKTTDPYWEAYGTSYLYIPGSLFQFGEIFYAMQISPSVVARVWELWREKGKEIPFLIDACVFDDSNDVYFHKRTGGPGANAMFISDSRADWADININDPEFLVELITDVARLAGLPGG, encoded by the coding sequence ATGAGACCCTTTGCCACCACATCGCGCCGCGCCTTCACCCTCATCGAGCTTCTGGTCGTCATTGCGATCATCGGCATCCTCATCGGCATCACCCTCCCCGCCCTCAACAAGGCACGCGAAACCGCCCGCCGCATCGCATGCCTGTCCAACCTCCGCTCCCTGGGGCAGGGGATCAGCATGTACATGGATCAGGAGTCCAAGGGCGCGTTTCCCTATGTGCTCCCCATCATCGGCTCGGGCGAAATCGGAGGCGGCAACGACGTCACCCTCCTCACCGTCCTCGAATCCTACATCGACGCGCCCAGCCCCCGCCGCGACCCGACATACATCAACCAGGAAGACGCGCCCTTCCTCAGCGAAGTGCCCTACCGCTGCCCGGGCGACGACGGAAAAACCACCGACCCATACTGGGAGGCCTACGGCACCAGTTACCTCTACATTCCCGGCTCGCTCTTCCAGTTCGGCGAAATCTTCTACGCAATGCAGATCAGCCCGAGTGTCGTCGCACGCGTCTGGGAACTCTGGCGCGAGAAGGGCAAAGAGATTCCGTTCCTGATCGACGCCTGCGTCTTTGATGACAGCAACGACGTGTACTTTCACAAGCGCACCGGAGGCCCGGGCGCCAATGCCATGTTCATCTCTGATTCTCGGGCCGACTGGGCCGACATCAACATCAACGATCCGGAGTTTCTCGTTGAGCTCATCACCGATGTTGCTCGCCTCGCGGGGCTGCCGGGTGGCTAA
- the rpoN gene encoding RNA polymerase factor sigma-54, whose protein sequence is MEILQMSLTELAERIEQELESNPTLELLEIEPGDAPPPDERADGELTIDETGEQDFARLDDYEADNPDAIDSDFSSARLDALERADGLHPQSPSRTRLDGEADAKSEAMASAPARASSITDQLIAQWALVDVDERLRELGAQIIRFLDDDGYLRTDLTEIADRSPRTEQGALAPTHEDWELALQAVQLLLEPAGVAARDARECLLLQLDALVESEHDYDPGSTAVARRIVADHLDDVMANRLPKIAEKTRLDLDEIKAGLEVLRRLSLAPARALTDTKEPAITPDAIIEYDDEQDRYVAYLNDWRIPNVQINREYAMLSRDKALPRNDRDFIKKNLSNAQWLIEAVDQRRSTLLRVIGAVIAEQRDFFDFGPEALRPLPMTHVADQLGIHVATVSRAVADKYVQTPRGIVPLRSFFSGGLQTETGEDMSYDAVRAALKELIDAEDKRKPLSDEALVKLLNEQGIEIARRTVAKYRDQLAIPAARLRRQY, encoded by the coding sequence ATGGAAATCCTCCAGATGTCTCTGACCGAACTGGCCGAACGCATCGAACAGGAACTCGAAAGCAATCCAACCCTCGAACTGCTCGAAATCGAACCCGGCGACGCCCCCCCGCCCGACGAACGCGCCGACGGCGAACTCACCATCGACGAGACTGGCGAGCAGGACTTCGCTCGTCTCGACGACTACGAAGCCGACAACCCCGACGCCATCGACAGCGACTTTTCCTCCGCCAGACTCGACGCCCTCGAACGCGCCGATGGCCTCCACCCCCAAAGCCCAAGCCGCACACGCCTCGATGGTGAAGCCGACGCCAAATCCGAAGCCATGGCCAGCGCACCCGCACGCGCTTCATCCATCACCGATCAACTCATCGCACAATGGGCGCTGGTCGATGTCGATGAACGATTGCGCGAACTCGGCGCTCAGATCATCCGCTTTCTCGATGACGACGGCTATTTGCGCACAGACCTGACGGAAATCGCCGATCGATCCCCGAGAACCGAACAAGGCGCACTCGCTCCAACCCATGAGGATTGGGAACTGGCGCTCCAGGCTGTTCAGTTGCTGCTCGAACCGGCCGGTGTCGCAGCCCGTGACGCGCGCGAATGCCTCCTGCTGCAACTCGATGCCCTCGTCGAATCTGAACACGACTACGACCCCGGCTCGACTGCCGTCGCGCGCCGCATCGTCGCCGATCACCTCGACGATGTCATGGCCAATCGGCTTCCAAAGATCGCCGAGAAAACGCGCCTCGACCTCGATGAAATCAAAGCCGGGCTCGAAGTTCTCCGCCGCCTCAGCCTCGCACCTGCCCGGGCACTGACCGACACCAAAGAGCCCGCCATCACGCCCGACGCCATCATCGAGTACGACGACGAGCAGGACCGTTATGTCGCGTATCTCAACGACTGGCGCATCCCCAACGTGCAGATCAATCGCGAGTACGCGATGCTCAGCCGCGACAAAGCCCTGCCGCGCAACGATCGCGACTTCATCAAGAAAAACCTCTCCAACGCGCAGTGGCTCATCGAGGCTGTCGATCAACGCCGCAGCACATTGCTGCGCGTCATCGGCGCTGTCATCGCCGAGCAGCGCGACTTCTTCGACTTCGGCCCCGAAGCCCTCCGCCCGCTCCCCATGACGCACGTCGCCGACCAACTCGGCATCCACGTCGCCACAGTCAGCCGCGCCGTCGCCGACAAGTATGTCCAGACCCCGCGCGGCATCGTCCCGCTCCGCAGTTTCTTCAGCGGCGGCCTGCAAACCGAAACCGGCGAAGACATGTCCTACGACGCCGTCCGCGCCGCGCTCAAGGAACTCATCGACGCCGAAGACAAACGCAAACCCCTCAGCGACGAAGCGCTCGTCAAACTGCTCAACGAGCAAGGCATCGAAATCGCGCGCCGCACCGTCGCCAAATACCGCGACCAACTCGCCATCCCAGCCGCTCGCCTCCGCCGCCAGTATTGA
- the recR gene encoding recombination mediator RecR: MGERRSFSAYPPAVDRLIRELARMPGIGARSAERLAFYLLKSDRDVALGLSAAIADIKTAVRHCSLCFNLTEVDPCPICANPKRDHERILVVEQPKDLIALEQTGMYQGLYHVLMGRISPLDGIGPDDLTISTLVRRVDDPSLNGGIKVREIILGLNPTLEGDGTALFIAEEFRGRDLQITRLARGLPTGWQLEYANKAVLADAIQGRQSMG, encoded by the coding sequence GTGGGTGAACGCCGCTCTTTTTCCGCCTATCCCCCAGCCGTTGATCGCCTGATCCGCGAACTTGCCCGTATGCCCGGCATCGGCGCACGATCCGCCGAGCGCCTCGCCTTTTACCTCCTCAAATCAGACCGCGATGTCGCGCTCGGACTCTCAGCCGCAATTGCCGACATCAAAACAGCCGTCCGTCACTGCTCACTGTGTTTCAACCTCACCGAAGTCGACCCCTGCCCGATCTGCGCAAACCCCAAGCGCGATCACGAACGCATTCTCGTCGTCGAGCAGCCCAAAGACCTCATCGCGCTCGAGCAGACCGGAATGTACCAGGGCCTCTACCACGTCCTCATGGGACGCATCAGCCCACTTGATGGCATCGGACCCGACGACCTCACGATCTCCACTCTCGTCCGCAGGGTCGATGACCCATCGCTCAACGGAGGCATCAAGGTCCGAGAAATCATTCTCGGATTGAACCCAACACTAGAGGGCGACGGAACTGCACTTTTTATAGCAGAAGAATTCCGCGGCCGCGATCTGCAAATTACGCGCCTGGCACGCGGTTTGCCCACCGGGTGGCAGCTGGAATACGCCAACAAGGCGGTTCTTGCCGATGCGATCCAAGGCCGGCAATCAATGGGTTGA